CCTGAAGGCCATAAGGCATTGTTTCATTGCAAAGACCCCTGACAATCAAGAGAGAGACACTGCAGACACATGAAGGAAACAAGGCAgttttcccctttgctttctAAGCTGCAGCACAAGCAAAATCCATCAGGCTGGTAGCGACTGTCACTGACTGACCCTGTTCCCCTTTCCTCATCAAGGTTTTGGCAGGAGTCTGCTGTATCAAGGTGGTAATGTCAGCTCCCAAACAGATctgcaaacacagaagcagATGGTCCCAGCTCCTTTTCAGTGCCAGAAACCCAGGCTGTTGCTGGCAGAACCCGCTAAAGCCAGAGTAGGTGGCAGTTCACCAGGAGCATGCTGACAAGGGGAAGCAGGAAGGATCCACaggccagcagctctgggcCAAGGAGAGACAGCCAGATGGTGGGGTAACACGTGAGCATCCAGCGAGGCAGCACAGGCGGACAGGACAGGCTGGACAGCACAGCAGCgacagaaagaggaaggaacaaGACAGACATGAGAAACTGGTCAGCTTCACGTGGAGTCCCAGGGAGCTCCAAACTACTCTTCCAATAGGGCTGTGCTCCATTAAGCAGTAACTGCGATCAGAGATACAACACACTGCAAGGAGAAACACAAGCAGTGAGAGGGTGAGACAGAGCGGACAAAGCAAGATGCTAAGGCTTTAACCTCAGCCTGGAAGAGGCCAACACAGCCTGaaagcagcagggcacagaggaGTCACCTTCAGTGCTGAGCCTTCCTGTGCTAAGTGGTACAGCTCTGCAGCGTGGGCCCTTCCTCCAGCAGCGACCTGCTAACACTGGGAAGACATCACACAAGGCAGGGGTAGTGTTCAGAGATGAAGGTTTAATTTTCTGTCAGCAACACAAAGCAGTTATCACAATTATGAATGTTTGCTCGCATAAGGCTCAGAAATTGGTAGGAGGAAGCCAGCAACGGCCTTGCCTCTCCACAAAATACTATTGAGTAACATTAATTCACAACCCGTATGAGCCCAACTGTTTGGGCTGTTATCCCATAGCGCATTGCACTGGTACTGGCCTTAGCCTAGATCAAAACAATCAGTTACATGGAGTTGATTTGGATGTGCTAAAGATGCAGCTCTAAGTGCCTGAAGACCAGGCTACTGTCAGTCAAACAAGAGCCAAGGCAGCTCATGCTGCCCTCACCTCCCGGCGCACTGGCTTACCATATTGCAaggagtatttcagaaaaaaaaaaaaaaaagtcatgattATCCCTGATGGAGCTACTGCTCCCATCTTTATTAAACCCCAAGAGGTGTGGACAAGGCAAGCTATGAGCACGGAAATACAGACTACACACTACAGCTTTGGTGACTTCATGTAAGTTTGGTTGTTCCTGTGCTTCATTGGATTTTTGTGACAGCTTCATGGATGGACTTGGCCACATAGTCCAGGTTCTTGGTAGTCAGGCCACACATGTTGATACGCCCGCTAGCCATCAGGTAGATGTGTTTTTCCTTGATCATGTACTCCACCTGCTTAGCTGGGGAAGCAAATGGACATCAGGTCAGAGCAGTAACCCCACAGCTCAGAAAAACCCCCAGAACAGTCAGGGCTGCTTAAATCTTCCACAACGAGCATAAGACTTCCAGCACTGGCTACTGAAATGCTGATGCTtcggccctgccctgctccaagGGCAGTGATACCAGGACTCCAATAGGTCCCCAGAAAATCCCTGCCTGGTCTGCTTCAGCCCATTTCACCCTTGCTACTACTTTCCTCTCCCAatcctcctttcccctccctaaGGCAGCACTTACGGTTCAACCCCGTGAAGCTGAACATGCCGATCTGGTCCGTGATGTGGTTCCAGGTGCCCGGGGTCCCCAGGGCCTCCAGGCGAGACCGGAGCTCTGAGCGCATCAGCAAGACCCGATCTGCCATCGTCTTCACGTTGtccttcctgcagcaggcaggaagcAGAGCGTGAGGGCGGGCACATGGCTGGTTTGGAGCGTGACACTTGTAGAGACagcttcccctttccctctccctctggcCCGGGTGACACCTACCACTCGTCAAAGAGCTGCGGGGACGTAAGCGTAGTCGCCACGATGCGCGCTCCCTGGGAGggagggttggaccaggtggtGCGCACGATCTTCTCCATCTGGGAAAGCACGCGCTGCATGTTGTCCGCATCTTTCCCCACCACGGTCAGGTTCCCCACACGTTCATCTGCGGACGAGCCAAGAGACGTGAGCCATCGGCCCCACGCGTCGCTGCAAAGCAGAGCTCTCCCCCCGACCCCTTTCCCAACCCCGCACGCCAGCCCCATCTGTCTGGGTGTGGCCAGCTTACTGCCGGACACTCACTGTAGAGACCAAAGTTCTTGGAAAACGACTGTGCACAGAAGAGCTCAAAGCCCTCGGAGACAAAGTATCGCACAGCCCAGGCATCCTTGTCCAGGCTGCCAGAGGCAAAACCTTGGTACGCCGAGTCGAAGAACGGAAACAGGAACCGGCGCTGGAAGGAGGAACAGTGTTAGAGGGAAACCCCTTCCCCACAGCTTTCACTTCACCCCCCGCTGTCCCCATTGGGGGACAAATGACCACTGAGCTTCTGGGGGAACACAAAGAGAAGCATGGCCCAGCAACACCAGACtagtggattttctttttactagGGGCAAAAAACGACAATGACTGAAGTGGCAAAGAAATGGTCAAATGCAGGAGAAAACTCCATTCTGGTGGATGAGGCAGGGCACAGAAGATATATGACCTTATACACTAATGTCCAGCACCTGTGAAAAGCAGGTGCCCCTGGAGAATCTTCCCAGTGCGAAAAGCCTCGACACAGCCCATTCCACTGGGTTTGGGCATAAAAACTTGGAGGCATGAGCAGAACTGGGATGCTTCCATCCTCTGAGCCCTCTATCCTCACAGCACAGGTGAGCAGCATCCTGTCAGCCTCTCCCTTCGACACCTGCCCCGTGGGACTcttccagcccctgccacaTCTCGTGCCATTCCCTCGAGCCCAGTTTTGGCTGCAAGTCCTCTGGCTGGCTCAAGAGCAACCCGTCCCTCAGCCCGGCTGTAGCCCCACCAGGAGCCCATACCTTCATAACGGCAGCAATCTGCTTCCACTGGTCTGGAGTAGGGTCTGTGCCCGTCGGGTTGTGCGCGCAGGCGTGGAGGATGAAGATGGAGAACTCCGGAGCTTTCTGGTGAGAGAGCAGCTTTCGGTCACACGCGCTGACAAGGCTCAGCACCCACAGCGCAGGAGGGCTGCGAGCTGTGCTTTTAGCAGAGATGCTCTGACAGCGCAGGACCACGCTCAGCCCAGCCCACGCCAGCTTTCCTCACCTCCATGTCATCCAGCAGCCCCTGGAGGTCCAGGCCCCTCTTGGCGGCATCCCAGTAGTGGTAGGTTCTGATGTCTTTAAAGCCAGCATCCAGAAACACAGAGTTGTGGTTCTCTGGGGAAAGAAATCACatctcagaaaagcagcttCCACCTCCCAGCAAGCCACCTACCCCAGTCCCAATATCTCCCAAAATTCCCCAAAATACAGTTTCCTCACCCAGAAGAGGAAGGGCTTTCCCTCACCCCGAGGAACCCCGCCATGCCTCCCTTGGCCGCCGAGCCGCACGGAGACGGCACTCACCCCAGGTTGGCGAGGAGACGTAGACCGGGGTGGCCGTGTTGTTGGTGCCGTTGTACCACCGCCGCAGGAACTCCGCGCCGATGCGCAGGGCGCCCGTCCCGCCCAGGGACTGCACGCTGCCGATCTGAAACGGGGGGGCTGGCCGTGAGCACACGGGTACCCAACGAGGGGACCCGAGGCGTGGCTCCGGCGTCCCCCCACTGGGGAAACCCCCTCCTTCAGGGGTCTTCAGTACCCAGACCCACCCGACACCTCTAATTATAGGCTCCAGTTTTTTGCTGGAGTCTTTTCCAATTCtggagtgtgttttttttcccattaatttgCAGCAGAACGATTCCCAGCTAGTCTAAAAGTTGCTCATTACCGCGAGGGCCGGCCGCTACCTGACTCCGGATTCCTGGGGGGGCAGCCGTTAAAAACGGCTGCGACAAATGCCGGGGACAGCCTGGGGGTCCCGGCCTTCCCTGTAACGACGGGGGGGGATTCACTGGGGAacacccagcccctgcagcccacccagGCCGGAGGAAACCCTCAAATCCTTCCCAACCACCGTTACCCACACCTCTGCCCCCCGTGCCGCGGGGGCTCCCGGTGGTCCCGGTGCCCTCCCGGTCCCGGCGTCCCCCCAGTCGCGGTAACCCCCCCCGATGGTCCCGGTGTCCCCCCTGGTGGTCCCGACACCACCCACCCGGTTCTCCTTGATGGCGGGGCTGTCGTCGCCCAGGGCGATGCGGGAGGCGTTGGCGCGGAACTCGGGCAGCCCGAGGATGGGCAGGTACTCGTGGTTCAGCTTCCCGTCGCCGGCGATCATCTGCTCCACCTTCCGCACCACCGGCAGCACCCACGGCTGCCCCTCGTCCGTGCGGTAAGCtgccggcggggggggggggggggggggcgccgcggCCCCCGTGCCCTTTCCCGCCCCGCGGGGGGCCGCACCACCGGCAGCAGCACCGCCACCCGCGGGCACGCCACGTCCCGCCGCCTCCCTCCCGTTAAcgggagcccccccgggggcggccccgccgcggaCTCACCGCCCACGCCGAGGTTGACCTTCCGCGAGTCGGCGTCCTCCCGGAAATCCGCCGTCAGCTTGAACACGGCGACCGGGGGGGGCGCGCGGGACGGCGGCGAAGATGGAGGCGGCCATGGCCGGTGCGGGGCCGGTACCGGGGCCGGTGCGGGGCGCTGCGGGTGGCGCGGAGCCTCTGGAGGAGACGCTCACCTTCAccgccggggcggggcggggcggccgcgcGCCTCCGCCAATCAGCGAGCCGCCGGGCCCCCGCCCCCGCGCCTTCCGCCAATCAGCGGCGGGCCGGGCGCCGACCGGGaggtggcgggggggggaacGGTCGCGGGACCGAGCGGTCGCGGTGACGTCAGCGTCGCGGCGACGCTGCGCCGCCGCTGATTGGTGGGATGCTCACGAGGCCCCGCCCCGTTGTGGCGCGCGGCGGCGCGCCGGCGGGAGTTGGTGGCGGGAGCGGTGCCCACGCGTGGGGGCGCCCGGGGCGCGGCGCGGTGCGGGGACGGGATAATAACGGCGGGtaacggggcggggggggaggcgAGCTCCCGGCAGCACCGCGGCCTCTCGCCGGGGCCGGCAGCCGCGGCTGTGCTGAGGGGTGACGGTAGAGGGCAGAGCCGGCCCGTGCATCGCCGCCGCCCCGTCAGCAGCCCGCCGCGCCTGCGGGTCGCGAGCAGCGGAGCCGGCCCGAGGGTGTCCCCGTCCCGCGTCGAGCCTGCCTCGCCCGGCGCTCAGCCCTGACCCACGCCACTCGGTGGCACTGATGACGTGGTGACACTGCCGGGTGCTGCACAACACCAAACCGTAACAATAACCCGAACCTTAACCCGAACCCTAACCCTAATCTCATTCCTAACCCCAGCCAAACCCCTTCCCCTAACCTAATGGGGAGCACTCGGGCTCCTCGGGGTCTGTGGACACACCTAATTTAGAGACGAtgagcagggaagcagcagatgAGAACAGGGGCGCCAGAGGTAAATGGGGGTCGCCCACCTCTGGCAGGTCACATTTTTGGCTCACGAGGACCAAAGCTCTGCGCGAGTGGGATGCTGAGAGGGAAAAGGGCGACCGAGGCTGCGGAGAGCTTCCCATTCCTGGAGCAGACAGAAACGCAGGGGAGTCCCCAGACAGGTGGCCTCGTGGTGCTCATACTGATTTATAATCTGACTGCTCTCCAAAGAGCTCTGGGACACTTGGGGACAGGGCCCAGCCCTCTCCCAGTGCAGTGGCACTGCCTGCTCAGCTGGCTGTGCCAAGCCACCGCACAGCCACTTGCTGGGGCAGGCTGAGCGGTGCCACTtgcagggaaacaaaacaaaacaaaacaaaaagctttttccccAAATGGCCATGGTTTCGCTTCCCTCCCTCAGGGACTGCCAAGCAGCCCAGCAGTGTTGCTGTGTTCTGTGCCGCTGCCCGTGCCTGCGAGGCCGGGGTCGCCGAGCTGGCAGGAGTTACCGGCTGGTGCGgcggctgcccccagccctgccggtGTTGCACGCCCTCAGCTGCATGGTTTGGGGCTCCTCTGGGAACAGATCCAGGAACGAGATAGACAGGCACaaaggagcaggcagcagggtgGCTGTGCGTTAGCAACATCCCTCTGGCCCTGTGCTTTCATCTCCCCAGCCTACACAAAGGGTGCCACCAAGATGCAtggaaaagcaagagaaacatGGGAGCTGGCCCTGAGGCAGCCCTCCCTTCATCTCCTGCCGCAGACTGACAGCCAGCAAGGACCTGCCACTCAACGTGAAGGCTCGCACACCTTACCCAGAGTGAAGCAGCCCCCGGGCGTGCACCGCACGCAGGCATGGCCCCCCCGCACTCAGCCCCTCCGGCAGGGGCACGGCAGCCAGCACGGCTCCCGCACAACTCAGGCACCCCAGGGACGTGGGGACCACTGCCCTCCCACAGCCTGGAGCCCGTCCCAGGGGACCGAGGCTGGGCACAGGCAGGGTGCAGGCAGTGGCAGCATCACAGCCGTTCCCACCGGTGCTGTGCGGGGCCGTTTtcccagccctcctctgaaTACAGATGTTTTCTCAGTGCAGGATCCAGACAGAGGagagtaaaatgttttcattccaaGCTCCCGGGGTCAGGTCATGGTTTGTCTAAATGGCTTTTGTTGCTGTAATTATCAGATTAGCTGATCTCTGGCAGTGCGTTTAGGGGCAGCTACATTAACTGTGGATCCTGACCCCCCCCCTCCTcaccagcaccctgcccagCCGGGGCAGTGGGTGTGCAAAGCAACAGGGTGGGACTGGGGATGGCACAGGAGCCATGGGAAAAAGTTGAGCTTGATATGGGGCTGGTACCCAGCACCCAGGGGCAGCCGGCATCTTTTGGGAAGACTCCAACCTGCagtgcacagctgctgcagagccctgtcccaggcacctgcctgctgctgctgctgctgctcagcatgcaggcatgggatggggacaccTGAGGTGTCTCCCCCCCTTCAGGGCTGGTGCTCCGCGGGGCTCTGGGTTGAGGGAGCAGGGCCGGTGCCTGGCTACGGGGAGGGCAGCCTccaagcaggcagggagctccAGGAACAGGAGCATGAGATAGCAGGCCAGACGGGGAGACGAGAGAGCAGGGCGAGGGGCAGATAAAGAGGGATCAGGAGTTTCCGGCCCCCGCCAGCCCCTCGCTGGGTTCGTCTGTCAGCACCTCTGAGTGCTGATGGCACTGAGTCCCGAGGCAGCCGAAGCTGCCGGCCCCACCACGGGGCACCAGCAGAGCCTCGAAGGGGCCCCGCCGCTGCCTTCGACACTGAGCCACGGCAGCGGCAGCCGCCTGGCCCTCAGCATGGCCAGGGATACCCCCAGTTTTTCCAACAAATGAATTTGTTAAAAAGCAGTTTcactgcatttcagtttctgaaatctAATGGTGCCAGAGCACAACATGCTGCTAAATGAATGCTTCTCCCAGGAG
This sequence is a window from Oxyura jamaicensis isolate SHBP4307 breed ruddy duck chromosome 6 unlocalized genomic scaffold, BPBGC_Ojam_1.0 oxy6_random_OJ55, whole genome shotgun sequence. Protein-coding genes within it:
- the GOT1 gene encoding LOW QUALITY PROTEIN: aspartate aminotransferase, cytoplasmic (The sequence of the model RefSeq protein was modified relative to this genomic sequence to represent the inferred CDS: deleted 1 base in 1 codon); its protein translation is MAASIFAAVPRAPPVAVFKLTADFREDADSRKVNLGVGAYRTDEGQPWVLPVVRKVEQMIAGDGKLNHEYLPILGLPEFRANASRIALGDDSPAIKENRIGSVQSLGGTGALRIGAEFLRRWYNGTNNTATPVYVSSPTWENHNSVFLDAGFKDIRTYHYWDAAKRGLDLQGLLDDMEKAPEFSIFILHACAHNPTGTDPTPDQWKQIAAVMKRRFLFPFFDSAYQGFASGSLDKDAWAVRYFVSEGFELFCAQSFSKNFGLYNERVGNLTVVGKDADNMQRVLSQMEKIVRTTWSNPPSQGARIVATTLTSPQLFDEWKDNVKTMADRVLLMRSELRSRLEALGTPGTWNHITDQIGMFSFTGLNPKQVEYMIKEKHIYLMASGRINMCGLTTKNLDYVAKSIHEAVTKIQ